The genome window GCAATAGTTTATAATCTTCAGTAATTCTTATATTGGCTGTTGGAAACCCAATAGTTCTTCCTATTTTTTTTCCGTCTACTACTGTTCCAACTATAGAATACGAATGTCCTAAATATTGATTGGCTAATATGATATTTCCCTCTAATAAAGCATTTCTGATTTTAGTAGAGCTTATTGAAATCTCATCAATTTCTTTTACTCCAATTTGTTCAACTTCAAAATTGTATTTTTTACCAAAAGCAATTAAGTCATTTATATCGGCAGTTCTGTTTTTTCCAAAACGATGGTCGTAACCAATTATAATTTTTTTTACATGTAGTTTGTCTACTAAAATCTCTTTTACAAATTCTTCAGCAGATAAATTTGAAAAAGTAGTATCAAAGGGATGTATAATTAAATTGTCAATTCCTGATTTTTCTAATAATTCAGCTTTTTCATCAATAGTTGATAATAGTTTTATAGTGGAGTCTTGTTTTAAAACCATTCTAGGGTGAGGAAAAAATGTTAAAACAACACTTTCAGTTTCTTTTTCTTTAAAATCAACAAGTTTCTTAAGAATAGATTGATGTCCTATGTGGACGCCATCAAAAGTTCCAAGTGTGATTAAGGTTTTTTTGTTAGTAACGAAATTATGTATTGAATTATAGGTTTTCAAGATTTATATAATTAAAATAGCAAAGATAATTTCTAATAAGATTAAAAAGTAATAAAATTATTTTTTTTGTTTTTTTTTATTAAATTTGTTAGCTAAAACTATTAACTAATAGAAAATGATGAAAAAATTACAATTATTATTAACATTTGTTTTGTTTGCTAGTTTATCTTACGGACAAAATAAACTTTGGACTAAAGTTTCTATTGAGAAACTTGGAAGTCAAGAAAAGATGGAAAGAGTTTCGGTTCCATCTGCATATCAAATTATGCATTTAGATTTAAATGCATTTAAACAAAATTTAGTGGGAGCTCCTGTAGATTTAGATGGAGTTTTTTCTAACACTATTGTTGAGTTTCCTAACTCAAAAGGAGAACTTTCTAAATTTAGAGTTTATGAATCACCAATTATGGAAAAGGGATTGGCTGATAGATATCCTGATATTAAATCGTACTCTGCTATTGGTATTGATAATCCAACAGTAAGATTGAGGTTTAGTGTTACTTTGTTTGGATTACATGTAATGTCTACTTCAGGAGATGAAGGTACTTACTATATTGATACTTATACAAAAGATTTAAATAATTATATTGTATATAATAGAAAAGATCTTTCTACGGTAAGAACATTTGCTTGTCATTTTCAAGACAATCATGAGGAAATTGCTGAACAAAATAGAAGTGCTGTAGAAAACCAAGTAATGGCTACTGATGGTATGTTTAGACAATACAGATTGGCTATGGCTTGTACTATTGAATATGCTGCTTTTCATGTAAATGCAGCTGGTTTGAATGCTGGTACTACAATTCAAAAGAAAGCTGCTGTACTTGCTGCTATGAATGTAACCATGACACGTGTAAATGGTGTTTATGAAAGGGATATGTCGTTAAGAATGAATTTAGTTGCTAATAATGATCAAATTATTTTTATTACATCAGATTCTTTTTCAAATAGTAATGCTAATAATTTGATAAATGAAAGTCAAACAGTTATAGATGGAACAATTGGTAATGCAAATTATGATATTGGTCATACTGTTAGTACTGGTGGTGGTGGTTTAGCAGGTTTAGGAGTTGTGTGTAATGCATCTAATAAAGCAAGAGGTATTACAGGTTCGCCTTCGCCAGTTGGAGACCCTTATGATATTGATTATGTAGCGCACGAAATGGGACATCAATTTGGAGGTCCTCACACTTTTAGTTCTAATGATGATACAGCTGGTAATTGTAATTCTGGGAATAATAGTCCTTTAAATTCTGTCGAGCCTGGTAGTGGTTCTACAATTATGGCTTATGCTGGTATTTGTGAAGAAAATGTTCAGACAAATTCAGATGCTTATTTTCATGCTAGGAGTATTGAACTTATGACCACTTTTATGACAGGTTCAGGAGATAATTGTATTACTCCAACTGCTAATGGCAATAACGCTCCTGTTATTTCGGCTTTATCAAATTATACAATTCCAAAAGGTACTGCATTTATGCTAACAGGAAGTGCTACTGATGCTAATGCAGGTGCTTCTTTAACATATTGCTGGGAACAAACTAATGCAGTTGCTGGAACGAACTATCCTTCAGCTACTCAAACAACAGGACCTGTTTATAGATCTAGAAACCCAAGTACTTCACCAACACGTTATATGCCACAAATGTCTGATATTTTTGCTGGAAATTTAACACCGACTTGGGAAGTTACACCAAATGTTGCTAGAACATTAGCTTTTGCTCTTACTGTTAGAGATAATCAAACCCCTACGGGTGGCCAAACAGCACGTGCTAATATGACAGTAACTATTGATGATACAAGAGGGCCATTAGTTGTAACTTCACAAAATACAGCTGGAATTTCTTATGCTACAGGTTCAGTTCAAAATGTTACTTGGAATGTAAATAATACAGATACTTCTACAGGTGGGGCAAATGTTGATATTTTAATTACTAATGATAATGGTGTTACTTGGACTACATTGTTGGCAAATACACCAAATAATGGTTCTGCAAATGTAACAATGCCAACAACTGCATCTCCATTTTGTAGATTAATGGTTAAAGCAAGTGGAAATATTTTCTTTGCTGTAAACTCTGCTACTTTTGCTGTGGGTTATACGATTTCAAATGTTTGTAATAATTTTTCAAATAACACTCCTTTAGCAGTTCCAGATGGATTAGGAAATAATATTTCTGGTGGTACGGTTTCTAAAACAGTTGTGGTTTCAGGAATTGCCAATAGCATAACTGATGTGAATGTTACTTTGGCATCTAACCATACTTATTTTTGGGATATGGAAATTTCATTAACTCACCCAGATGGTACATCTATGAAATTGTCTAATCATTTATGTAATGGATTGGCAAGTGGATTTAATATTGTTTTTGACGATAATGGTACTCCTATTGTTTGTTCAGGGAATCCGGTAACTGGAACATATATGCCTAGCAACCCACTAAGTGTATTTAATGGTAAACCTGCTAATGGAACATGGACGCTTTCTGCTTTTGATTGGTGGGCTGGAGATTCGGGTTCTTTAAATAATTTTACAGTTCAAATTTGCTCTCAAGTTGCCACTTTGACATCTGAAAGTTTCGGTTTAGAAAATTTTATATTATCTCCAAATCCTAATAATGGTAATTTTAATATTCAGTTTAATTCAACAACTGGAAATGAAATTAAAATAAACGTACACGATATTAGAGGTAGAGAAATATTTAATAAATCATATCAAAATAATGGGTTATTTAATGAAAATTTACAATTAAACAATGTTCAATCTGGTATTTATCTTGTAACTGTTCAAGATGGCTCTAGAAAAGAAGTTAAAAAAATTGTGGTTCAATAAACAACTAGATATTATAATTTTAAGAGAAGGCACACGCCTTCTCTTTTTTTTAACATAAAATTAATTTTATGTTAAAAAAATATTTATATTTGGCTATTAACCAAAAACTTAACCTATTATGAAAAAACTATTACTAGCTTTAGTATTAGTGTTTTCTTCTGTTGTATTGAATGCTCAAATTAAATCTAATTGGCATCAAGTTGAAGAAAATTCTTTAAAAGACTTACCAAAAGTTAGAAGAGCTTCATTTCCTCAAGAATATCAATTGTGGAAATTAGATCTTCAAAGTTTAAAACATCAATTAAGAAATGCTCCTGTTAGAGGACAATTTCAGGGTGTTTCAAATGTCGTTATTCAATTGCCTAATGCTTCTGGACAGCTAGAAAGTTTTAGGATTTTAGAGACTCCTATAATGGAAGAAGGGTTGGCCGCAAAATTCCCTACAATTAAATCTTATGTTGGTAAAGGTATTGATGATGTTACAGCTGTTGCAAGATTTTCAATAACTGAGTTCGGTTTACATAGTATGACATTGTCTGCGGGTAAAAGCACCGCTTTTATTGATCCTTACACTGAAAATACTCAAAATTATATTGTTTACAATAGAGCAAGCTTAATAGGTGATGGTCAAACATTTGAATGTTTAACCAAAAATGATGTTCATTTACCTTCAATAGAACATGATAGAAGAGCAAATGCTATGTTTAGAGCTGATACCGATGACAAGATTTTAAGAACTTATCGATTAGCACAGTCTTGTACAGCGGAATATGGCAATATATTTAGGGGTAATACGGCTGATCCTATAGCAACGCAAAAAGGTAGAATTCAGGCTCAAATGGCAATTACAATGACTCGTGTAAACGGAGTTTATGAGAATGATTTAGCAATTACAATGATTTTTATCGCTAATAATGATGCGTTAATTTATTTAGGTACTACTACTTCTGATCCTTGGAATGGAGAATATAATACTCAAACAGGTGTAACTATCGATGCAAATGTGGGTTTTAATAGTTATGATATTGGACACAATTTTAATACTTCTGGAGGAGGTAATGCAGGATGTATAGGTTGTGTGTGTAGTACAAGTACAAATCCAAGCGGAGGGTTTCACAAAGGAACAGGTATGACAGGTCGTTCAAATCCAACTGGTGATGCCTTTGATATCGATTATGTAGCACATGAAATGGGGCATCAATTTGGAGGGTACCATACGCAAAGTAGTTCTAATTGCAGATCTGGAAGTGGAGCAACTGAGGTAGAGCCTGGTTCGGGTTCAACTATAATGGGTTATGCAGGTATTTGTGCATCTAATGTACAAAGTAATAGTGACGCTTATTTTGCTTATGTAAATATTAGAGATATTATGGAGAATGTAAAGTTTGGTGTTAGCCAACCAACATTGCCAATAACAAGTTTTTCGAATAATCCACCTACTGCAAACGCAGGAAGAGATTATGTGATACCAAAATCTACAGCTTTCATGTTAGTTGGTCAAGGATCTGATCCTGAAAACGATCCAATTACCTATACTTGGGAACAAAATGATCCCGAGGATCCTGGTTCAACTGCTGCTCCAACAGCAACAAGAGCGTCTGGACCGATGTTTAGATCCGTTTGGGGTACTACTTCTAATACTAGGATTATGCCAAATATGACAACTGTTTTAACTGGCGCAACTTCTAATACTTGGGAGGTTTGTCCTTCAGTGGCTAGAGATTTAAATTTTTCATTAACAGTTAGAGATAATAATAATGGAATTGGGCAAACAGCTACTGATTTAATGAAGGTTACTGTCAACGGAGTGGCTGGACCATTTATTGTTAATGCTCCTAATACAGCAGTTTCTTGGCAAGCGGGCACTAATCAAAGTGTTACTTGGAATGTTGCTGGTACTGATTTGAACGGAATTAATGCAAAATTTGTTGATATTTATTTGTCAACAAATGGTGGAACATCTTTTCCAATTTTATTAGCTAGTAAAGTTCCAAACGATGGTTCTGAAACAATTACTGTTCCTAATAATGTTGGTACAACAAACAGAATTATGGTTAAAGGTTGGGATAATATCTTTTTTGATGTTTCTAATGCTAACTTTACAATAACAGCACCATCTAGTACTATGGCTATTGCATTTAATGGAGTTGAAGGCCAACAAAACAAGCCGTTTTGTCAAGGAGCTACTGCAACTTATTCTATAGATTATAAAGCTTTAGGTGGGTTTTCTGGAAGTACAACGTTTGCTGCAACAGGAACACCTGCAGGAGCGACAGTTTCATTCTCACCAACATCAATAAGTGCTAACGGTACAGTAACTATGTCTATAACAAATACAGCTGGTGCAGCTCCAGGTTTTTATAACATAGTTGTTACAGCTACTTCTGGAGCAATAACTAAAACAGCTCCATTTTATTTAGAGTTATTAAGCTCAAATTTTGGAACTCAAACTCTAACTTCACCAGCAAATAATGCTATTAATCAAAGCACTTTTATAACACTTTCTTGGCCAGTTAACGCTTCGGCATCATCTTATGATTTGCAAATTTCTTCAGATTCAGGCTTTTCAAGTTATTTTTTTAATGGAAACGTTAATACAAATTCTTATTCAATTGGTGGATTATCGGATGCAACAACATATTATTGGAGAGTGAAACCTAAAAATGCTGGATGCGATGGCATATTTAGTACGACATATAATTTTAGAACTGGACAAACAGATTGTGGTGTGTCGGTTTCAAGTGGAGATATACCTAAGACAATTAGAGCAAATGTGCCAAATACTGTAACTTCAACAATAAATATAGCTTCTGGTTCAATTATTACTGATTTAAATGTGAATTTAGCTATTACTCACACCTATATTCAAGATTTAACAATTAGACTTACTAGTCCGTCAGGAACAATTGTTGATTTATTAAGGGAGCCATGTGGGAATAATGATAATATGAATGTTGTTATAGATGATTCTGGATCTGCAGTTGTATGTGGAACAGGAAATCCTTCTTTAACTGGAGTTGTTGTGCCTTTCCAAGTATTATCGGCTTTTAATGGTCAAAATTCTACAGGAACTTGGACTCTTACTGTAATTGATGGATATAATGGAGATGGTGGTTCTTTAGATAGTTGGGGGATAAATATTTGTTCTACTCAACCATTGAGTTTAGAAAGTAATACTATTAATGATTTGGCTATTTATCCAAATCCAAATAACGGTAACTTTAATGTTCAATTTACTTCTACATCGGGTAATGAAATTAAAGTAAATGTTCATGATATTAGAGGTAGAGCGATTTTTGCTAAATCATATAACAGCAATGGGTTGTTTAATGAATCTTTGCAATTGAATAATATTCAATCTGGAGTTTATCTTGTAACTGTTCAAGATGGTGACAGAAAAGAAGTAAAAAAAATAGTAGTAAAATAACTGACTAAAATTCAAAGAGAAGTTTCATTAGCTTCTCTTTGAATTTTTCTGCTGTTTTGATTTTTATATCAAAAGACATAAAAACGTACTTTTTTTAAAATACATAGAGCTTTTTAATAATTTAAATTGCTTAAAAAAATAAGTAGGTTTTTATTTTTTTTTTTAATAGTTTTGTTTTTAATAATAAATTCCCAATAAAATGAAAAAAACTTTACAGTTAATTTTATCTTTATTTGTTTTAAATGTGGCTTTCTCACAAACAAATAAAGCTTGGTCGTCCTACAAGGGTCAAAGTATTATAGTTTCTAAAATAGCTCAAAGAGAATCTTTTCCTGAGAACTTTTCTTTATTAGAATTAGATTTTAATAGTCTAAAGCAAGTTGTTATTTCTGCTCCAGATAGATTTTCAGAAATCCAATCAAATGTAATCATTTCTATACCAAATTCAGATGGAAAATTAGAGCGTTTTAGAATTTATGAATCCTCTAATTTTGATTTTGAGTTGCAAGCAAGATTTCCTGAAATTAGAGCTTATGTAGGTCAGGGTATTGATGATAAATACGCTGTATTAAGAATGAGTCTTGATCCCAGAGGAATTCAAACTATGGTTTTTAGAGCAGACAAACAAACAGAGTTCATGGAACCATATTCTCAAGATGGTAGTGTGTATGCGGTTTATAAATCTTCTAGAAAAAAAGGTAAGTTACCTTTTACATGTTCTACTCCTGAACAAACTTTTGTTAATGATATTACTACTCCTGAAATTGTATCTCGCGCTAGTACTACTACATTGTTAACTTTTAGATTAGCTTTGTCATGTAATGGTGAATATGCTAATTATTTTGGAGCAACGAGTTCAGCTCAAGTAGCGAACGTCTTGGCGGCTTTTAATGCTACAATGACAAGAGTTAATGGTGTTTTTGAAAAAGACTTTGCTATTCGTATGAATATTGTTGCTTCAACCACAAATGTGATTTTTTATAATCCTGCTACTGATCCTTATACAACTTTGGCAAACTGGAATACCCAATTACAGCAAACATTAAATACAACACTAACAGGCCCTTCAACTTCTTTAGCGGCAAACAATGCAGCATACGATGTTGGTCACATGTTTGGTGCCGATGGAGGAGGAGGTAATGCAGGGTGTATTGGTTGTGTTTGTGTAAATGGTGTTGCTTCTGGAACAGGTAGTACAAAAGGTAGAGGAATTACTTCTCCTGCAGATGGAGTTCCGGCAGGTGATACATTTGATATTGATTATGTTACACATGAATTAGGACATCAATTTGGTGCTAATCATACTTTTTCGCATTCATCTGAAGGAACAGGTGTAAATAAAGAAGTGGGTGGAGGTGTAACAGTTATGGGATATGCTGGCATTACTTCATATAATACTCATATGAATTCTATTGATATTTTTCATTCTGCTAGTATTGCTCAAGTTCAAGCAAATATGGTAGGTAAAACTTGTCCTACTTCAACAGCGATAACGCATTCTGCACCAGTTGTAAATTCGGGAGGTAACTGGACTATTCCATTGAGCACCCCTTTTGTTTTAACAGGTTCAGCTACTGATGCTGGTGGTGCTAGTGGATTAACATATACTTGGGAACAAAATGATGATGCTGGTTCTAATACTGGAGCTAATAGTCCGGCTAGCCCAACTAAAACAACTGGGCCAAATTTCGTGTGTTACCCAGCTTCAACTAGCCCAACACGATACTTTCCTATTATGTCTTCTATTTTGGCAGGAAGTACTACAACTCAAGGCGTTGGTGTTACTTCTGAAGCATTGAGTTCGGTTGCAAGAACATTGAACTTTAGATTAACTGCCCGTGATAATGTATTGGGCCAGGGACAAACTAATTTTGCTGATGCTGTGGTAACAGTTGCTAATAAAACTGCATTGACAATAACAATGGCGCCAAATACTAGTTATCCAGTTGGTTCAACTCAAACTGTTGTTTGGACAGGTGCAACTGGTGCTAATGGCCACAATACAATTGCTGGTGCAACAAATGTAGATATTTCGTTTTCGTCTGATAATGGTGTTACTTGGACTACTTTATTAGCTGGGACGCCAAATGATGGAACTCAGGCGGTAACTTTACCAGCAGGTGTTGCAGCGCCATATTGTAGATTTATGGTGAAGGCTAGTGCAAACGTTTTCTTCAATATTTCTGCTCCTTTTTCAGTGGGTTATACAATTACAACAACTTGTAATAGTTATACAATGAATACAGGTTTTGCAATTCCAGATAATAATACGACTTTTACGGTTAGATCTATTAATGTGCCTACAACAGCTAATATCTCTGATGTTAATTTAGCTGTTAACTTGACTCATACTTACGTTTCAGATTTACAAATCGTTCTACAAGGGCCTATGACGCCAACAACTCAGTCAACGATTTTTAATCAAGCATGTACGAGTAATGATAATATAAATGCTACTTTCGATGATCAAGGTTCAGGGATAGTTTGTGCTACAACAATTACAGGAAATGTTATTCCATCTTCTCCATTAAGTGTATTTAATACTTTAAATCCAAATGGGAATTGGTTAGTTGGTATTAGAGATGTGGCAGCTGCAGATACAGGAAATGTAGTTTCTTATACATTAACAGTTTGTTCGGAACAAGTAACTCTATCAACAGAGGATGTTGGTTTAGATAATTTTACATTATATCCAAACCCTAACAATGGAAACTTTAATATTCAATTTACATCAAATTCAGGTAATGAAATTAAAGTAAATGTTCATGATGTGAGAGGAAGAGAGATTTTTGCTAAATCATATAACAACAATGGGTTGTTTAATGAATCCTTACAATTGAATAATATTCAATCTGGAGTTTATCTTGTAACTGTTCAAGATGGTGCTAGAAAAGAAGTTAAGAAAATTGTAGTTCAATAATTGAATAATATTTATAAACATAAAAAGGGAAGTTTTAAGCTTCCCTTTTTTTATTTCCCATTATATGTATTCATCGTATTGTTTAAACCTGCTAAAGCAAAAGATTTTATTATCTCTGAACTTATTTCCAAACGCTCTTTTAATTTTTCTTTTTCTTCATCGCTCCATTCGCCTAGTACGTAATCTACTTGTTGTCCTTTTTTAAAGGCATCACTAATTCCAAATCTGTACCGAGGATATTCTGTAGAGTTTAATAATAATTGGATATTTTTAAGTCCATTATGACCACCGTCACTTCCTTTTGTTTTAATTCGGATGGTTCCAAAAGCCAAATTCAAATCATCGGTAATAACCAACATGTTTTCTTTTTCGATGTTTTCCTTTTCTAACCAATACTTAATTGCTTTTCCACTCAAATTCATATAGGTGTTCGGCTTAAGTAATAATAAGGTTCTTCCTTTAATTTTTAGTTCAGCTAGTTCACCCAATTTTACGGTTTGAAATGAAATTCCTTCCTTATGTGCTAGATAGTCCAAAACTTTAAATCCGATATTGTGTCTTGTATTTGCATATTCTGAGCCAATATTTCCAAGCCCAACGATTAAGAATTTCTTCATGGGTAAACTCTCTTTTATTTGTTTATTAAACAGATTTGATAACCAATTCATATTGCAAAAGTAATGCAAAGTTTAGATACTGAAAAGCATAAAAAAAGCACCAGTAAAAACTGATGCTTCTTTTGTATACATTGAAAAGAAATTATTTTTTCTTTTTTGCTCCTTTTTCTGCTTTTGCTGCCTCTTGAGCTGCTTTCATTGCCGCACGAGAAATTCTCACTTGACAAACTACAGTGTTATCTGGGTGCATTAATTTGAAATTGTTAGTTTCAATTTTAGTAACGTATAATTTGTTACCCATTTGTAATTCTGAAATATTAGCTTCAACAAAGTCAGGTAAGAATTTAGGTAAAGCTTTTACTTTTAAACGACGTTGGTTTAAACGTAAAACACCTCCTAATAATACCCCTGGAGAAGTTCCTGTAATTTTAACTGGTACTTCCATAATGATTTCTTTATCATCGCTTAATTGGAAGAAGTCAATGTGTAAAATTTTGTCAGAAACTGGGTGAAATTGAATGTCTTGCATGATAACATTGTAAGACGTTCCGTTTAACTCAACTACAACAGTGTGTGCGTTTGGAGTGTAAACCAAATCTTTAAATGCTCTTTCGTCTGCAACAAAATGAACTGGTTGATTTCCTCCGTAGATAACGCAAGGAACCATTCCAGCATCACGTACGGCTTTAGTTGCCTTTTTACCTACGCTTTCTCTTTCTGATCCTTTAATCGTAATTGATTTCATTGTAAAATATATATAATTAATAAATACTTATTAAAGTGGCTGTTTGATTACATCAAAAATTTACCACTGATAGAGTTGTTGTTTTGTACCATATGCATTACTTCTGCAAATAATGGTGCGCAACTTACAACTTTAATTTTCTTTGATTCTTTTCTTAATGGAATTGAATCGGTAACAATTAATTCTAATAATTTAGAATTTTCTATTTTTTCGTAAGCTTTTCCTGATAAAATAGGATGTGTACAAATCGCTCTTACACTTAAAGCTCCTTTTTCCATCATAACATCTGCAGCTTTTGCTAATGTTCCTCCGGTATCAATCATGTCATCAACTAGGATAACATTTCTTCCTTTTACATCTCCAATTAGCTCCATTGTGTCAATTACATTTGCTTTTTTTCTTTGCTTGTAACAAACTACAACGTCAGATTCTAAAAATTTAGAATATGCATAAGCTCTTTTTGAACCTCCCATATCTGGTGACGCGATAGTTAAATTTTCTAAATTTAAACTTCTCACATAAGGTAAAAAGATAGTAGAAGCAAATAAATGGTCTACTGGTTTTTCAAAGAATCCTTGGATTTGATCTGCATGTAAATCCATCGTCATTATTCTTGTTGCTCCAGCAGTCTCTAAAAGTTTTGCAACTAATTTTGCTCCTATTGGTACTCTTGGCTTGTCTTTTCTGTC of Flavobacterium channae contains these proteins:
- a CDS encoding bifunctional riboflavin kinase/FAD synthetase codes for the protein MKTYNSIHNFVTNKKTLITLGTFDGVHIGHQSILKKLVDFKEKETESVVLTFFPHPRMVLKQDSTIKLLSTIDEKAELLEKSGIDNLIIHPFDTTFSNLSAEEFVKEILVDKLHVKKIIIGYDHRFGKNRTADINDLIAFGKKYNFEVEQIGVKEIDEISISSTKIRNALLEGNIILANQYLGHSYSIVGTVVDGKKIGRTIGFPTANIRITEDYKLLPKNGVYIVSSEINNKLFYGMMNIGNKPTLGENEQSIEVHFFDLNEDIYNQKLKIVFLEHIRDEKKFNSIDELQSQLENDKKFSLDYIKKIQ
- a CDS encoding zinc-dependent metalloprotease; translated protein: MMKKLQLLLTFVLFASLSYGQNKLWTKVSIEKLGSQEKMERVSVPSAYQIMHLDLNAFKQNLVGAPVDLDGVFSNTIVEFPNSKGELSKFRVYESPIMEKGLADRYPDIKSYSAIGIDNPTVRLRFSVTLFGLHVMSTSGDEGTYYIDTYTKDLNNYIVYNRKDLSTVRTFACHFQDNHEEIAEQNRSAVENQVMATDGMFRQYRLAMACTIEYAAFHVNAAGLNAGTTIQKKAAVLAAMNVTMTRVNGVYERDMSLRMNLVANNDQIIFITSDSFSNSNANNLINESQTVIDGTIGNANYDIGHTVSTGGGGLAGLGVVCNASNKARGITGSPSPVGDPYDIDYVAHEMGHQFGGPHTFSSNDDTAGNCNSGNNSPLNSVEPGSGSTIMAYAGICEENVQTNSDAYFHARSIELMTTFMTGSGDNCITPTANGNNAPVISALSNYTIPKGTAFMLTGSATDANAGASLTYCWEQTNAVAGTNYPSATQTTGPVYRSRNPSTSPTRYMPQMSDIFAGNLTPTWEVTPNVARTLAFALTVRDNQTPTGGQTARANMTVTIDDTRGPLVVTSQNTAGISYATGSVQNVTWNVNNTDTSTGGANVDILITNDNGVTWTTLLANTPNNGSANVTMPTTASPFCRLMVKASGNIFFAVNSATFAVGYTISNVCNNFSNNTPLAVPDGLGNNISGGTVSKTVVVSGIANSITDVNVTLASNHTYFWDMEISLTHPDGTSMKLSNHLCNGLASGFNIVFDDNGTPIVCSGNPVTGTYMPSNPLSVFNGKPANGTWTLSAFDWWAGDSGSLNNFTVQICSQVATLTSESFGLENFILSPNPNNGNFNIQFNSTTGNEIKINVHDIRGREIFNKSYQNNGLFNENLQLNNVQSGIYLVTVQDGSRKEVKKIVVQ
- a CDS encoding zinc-dependent metalloprotease → MKKLLLALVLVFSSVVLNAQIKSNWHQVEENSLKDLPKVRRASFPQEYQLWKLDLQSLKHQLRNAPVRGQFQGVSNVVIQLPNASGQLESFRILETPIMEEGLAAKFPTIKSYVGKGIDDVTAVARFSITEFGLHSMTLSAGKSTAFIDPYTENTQNYIVYNRASLIGDGQTFECLTKNDVHLPSIEHDRRANAMFRADTDDKILRTYRLAQSCTAEYGNIFRGNTADPIATQKGRIQAQMAITMTRVNGVYENDLAITMIFIANNDALIYLGTTTSDPWNGEYNTQTGVTIDANVGFNSYDIGHNFNTSGGGNAGCIGCVCSTSTNPSGGFHKGTGMTGRSNPTGDAFDIDYVAHEMGHQFGGYHTQSSSNCRSGSGATEVEPGSGSTIMGYAGICASNVQSNSDAYFAYVNIRDIMENVKFGVSQPTLPITSFSNNPPTANAGRDYVIPKSTAFMLVGQGSDPENDPITYTWEQNDPEDPGSTAAPTATRASGPMFRSVWGTTSNTRIMPNMTTVLTGATSNTWEVCPSVARDLNFSLTVRDNNNGIGQTATDLMKVTVNGVAGPFIVNAPNTAVSWQAGTNQSVTWNVAGTDLNGINAKFVDIYLSTNGGTSFPILLASKVPNDGSETITVPNNVGTTNRIMVKGWDNIFFDVSNANFTITAPSSTMAIAFNGVEGQQNKPFCQGATATYSIDYKALGGFSGSTTFAATGTPAGATVSFSPTSISANGTVTMSITNTAGAAPGFYNIVVTATSGAITKTAPFYLELLSSNFGTQTLTSPANNAINQSTFITLSWPVNASASSYDLQISSDSGFSSYFFNGNVNTNSYSIGGLSDATTYYWRVKPKNAGCDGIFSTTYNFRTGQTDCGVSVSSGDIPKTIRANVPNTVTSTINIASGSIITDLNVNLAITHTYIQDLTIRLTSPSGTIVDLLREPCGNNDNMNVVIDDSGSAVVCGTGNPSLTGVVVPFQVLSAFNGQNSTGTWTLTVIDGYNGDGGSLDSWGINICSTQPLSLESNTINDLAIYPNPNNGNFNVQFTSTSGNEIKVNVHDIRGRAIFAKSYNSNGLFNESLQLNNIQSGVYLVTVQDGDRKEVKKIVVK
- a CDS encoding zinc-dependent metalloprotease codes for the protein MKKTLQLILSLFVLNVAFSQTNKAWSSYKGQSIIVSKIAQRESFPENFSLLELDFNSLKQVVISAPDRFSEIQSNVIISIPNSDGKLERFRIYESSNFDFELQARFPEIRAYVGQGIDDKYAVLRMSLDPRGIQTMVFRADKQTEFMEPYSQDGSVYAVYKSSRKKGKLPFTCSTPEQTFVNDITTPEIVSRASTTTLLTFRLALSCNGEYANYFGATSSAQVANVLAAFNATMTRVNGVFEKDFAIRMNIVASTTNVIFYNPATDPYTTLANWNTQLQQTLNTTLTGPSTSLAANNAAYDVGHMFGADGGGGNAGCIGCVCVNGVASGTGSTKGRGITSPADGVPAGDTFDIDYVTHELGHQFGANHTFSHSSEGTGVNKEVGGGVTVMGYAGITSYNTHMNSIDIFHSASIAQVQANMVGKTCPTSTAITHSAPVVNSGGNWTIPLSTPFVLTGSATDAGGASGLTYTWEQNDDAGSNTGANSPASPTKTTGPNFVCYPASTSPTRYFPIMSSILAGSTTTQGVGVTSEALSSVARTLNFRLTARDNVLGQGQTNFADAVVTVANKTALTITMAPNTSYPVGSTQTVVWTGATGANGHNTIAGATNVDISFSSDNGVTWTTLLAGTPNDGTQAVTLPAGVAAPYCRFMVKASANVFFNISAPFSVGYTITTTCNSYTMNTGFAIPDNNTTFTVRSINVPTTANISDVNLAVNLTHTYVSDLQIVLQGPMTPTTQSTIFNQACTSNDNINATFDDQGSGIVCATTITGNVIPSSPLSVFNTLNPNGNWLVGIRDVAAADTGNVVSYTLTVCSEQVTLSTEDVGLDNFTLYPNPNNGNFNIQFTSNSGNEIKVNVHDVRGREIFAKSYNNNGLFNESLQLNNIQSGVYLVTVQDGARKEVKKIVVQ
- the pth gene encoding aminoacyl-tRNA hydrolase, translated to MKKFLIVGLGNIGSEYANTRHNIGFKVLDYLAHKEGISFQTVKLGELAELKIKGRTLLLLKPNTYMNLSGKAIKYWLEKENIEKENMLVITDDLNLAFGTIRIKTKGSDGGHNGLKNIQLLLNSTEYPRYRFGISDAFKKGQQVDYVLGEWSDEEKEKLKERLEISSEIIKSFALAGLNNTMNTYNGK
- a CDS encoding 50S ribosomal protein L25/general stress protein Ctc, translated to MKSITIKGSERESVGKKATKAVRDAGMVPCVIYGGNQPVHFVADERAFKDLVYTPNAHTVVVELNGTSYNVIMQDIQFHPVSDKILHIDFFQLSDDKEIIMEVPVKITGTSPGVLLGGVLRLNQRRLKVKALPKFLPDFVEANISELQMGNKLYVTKIETNNFKLMHPDNTVVCQVRISRAAMKAAQEAAKAEKGAKKKK